In the Cucurbita pepo subsp. pepo cultivar mu-cu-16 chromosome LG17, ASM280686v2, whole genome shotgun sequence genome, gagGTTCCGCGTGAATTTAGTTCTGTAATCaacaaattgaaaaggaaaagggaaaaggaatttgaagaacGAAGAACAGAAGCCAAAGGCTACACAAATTATGTCTAATTCAAGAATTCATTCATTGAGTATTTTAGCGTAACCGTACAcaggaaacgaaacattcaaattctaaaaacagAGTGCAATAGAAAAGTTGTGGTAGAGAAAAACTTAACGTCTAAACGGAAGCGATAGTGTGTTATCCGATCCCCAAACTGCTTCACAAATTCAACGCTCATGCCCGATCCAATCCTCTTTCAATTTCGATCCGAAGCCGGAAGGTCTCTTTACGATGAATAGAATCCGATCATCTTTAAGGTTTCTTAttgttattcattttttttcaattcatttcgGGAAAATCCTTTCAGTTCTTGTTCTTAAGAAGAATTGATCGAAGTTCGGCAACATCGATCTCATCGCCGCGATTCTCCGGTCGGTAATAGCCAGTGGCAGGATCCGGCACCCAAGCAACCTTCTCAGACGATCCAACAACCTTCTCCTCTCCCGATTTCTTCAACATATTACCACTCCTCGCCACAGAAACACTTCCTCCTTTAACCGCACTCGACGCAACTCCTTGCGAAGCCGCCGCATAACCACGcctaaacaaacaaacaacaaccaaaataaacatcgacaaaaaagaaaataacactACAATCGAGACAGATCCAAGAAAAACAGGAAATACCGGCTGAGAGCGGAAGAGAAGCCATCAGAAACAAGAGCGGAGAGGACCTTAACGTTGGAGAAAGAGCGAGCCATTGGAAACGATTATAAAAAGCAAACAATCGATCTCGGAACACGCTGCTGCTTGTGGGGAAAGATTTTCGTCGGAACAAGATTGTTTCTCGAGAAAATCTTCCACAGCAACGAGGAGAAATCTCTTAGAGGACCGGATCGAGCTTTTTCTATGTGTATGAAgcagttttcttttctttcgaAAATGGAGGTGATGAAGGAAGATGGGGCAGTGAGGGGTTTATATAGAGGTAATTTGTTAGGGTTAGAAATGGAACTCGTCAAAGTAGGCGGGAAGCGCGGTTAATCACACCCGTACACGTGGAGGTACGAGATGCGGCAGTTGGGTTGGGGTTTTGGTTTCTGCGAACCTTCTTTGTTtgtgaaagaaacaaaggttccATTCAGATGCCAGCTTGGTCAACTATggtcaatttattttttattcttttgactCGACCGGGATTCGAACCTATGTGATcaatttctttcctaaaagaaattaggtcatttttattttattatttttttaggtaaacaaatagtaaaaaaaaattcgaataTTTTAGTTGTTCATATATGTTTTAACGTCCAAATTAGGCTCAAATTGGCGGAGATAGCCCCAGGGAGGCTTTGATGTCCCGGGGTCACAAACCAAGGAATTCATTAGCCGTCGTTGGACAGTAAGGGTCGGAGAAGAACAATCACTCCTTTTTAAAACTAGCATTCTTAAGATCGAAGAGATAGgcaaaaaaagggggaaaggTCTCTGTTTTGGGTTCTCGTATAGCTGTATTCCGCCAGACTGCAAAAATCCATAGTTAGAATGAGATTTCAACTCAGTACCTTTTGAGATTTTGAGAGTAATTGCTCTTTATATAGTACGACATGATGAAGTTATTGTCCATCATTTGCCTCAATGGTAGAATGAGTCGGGAACTTGAGAGACGGTGGTTTACCTTGTGGTGGATGTCAGCGGTTTGAGTCTGCTAATCTCCAACTTGTGAACTTAGCCGATACAAAACTATACGACAgtattccatttttttgtttccataGTTCAATTATCTATAAACTGATCGGCTtggaaaatttatttatgtttttattgtttttttccatATAAATAGAAAGACACGtcataaattcaattatgtGTTAATAGAAATAACTTGAGATTCTGactgatttaatattttaaaaattatataaacaaaattataaatacttAAATACAAGGTCGGAAACTATTGgaaccaaaatgaaaatatgataGAAACATGTTTCACATGTATATTAGTTTTCCTTATTTGTCTCTAATATAAACAACGTTTAAAACGTCTGTACCTTATCTAGGTAACGtcaatatatttaatgtaagattttttaaaagtataatattaataataaatataattacgtgaaactttttaaaatttaaatatatatttaaatcactattaaaagtttaaaaatttaaagatattattgaaaaaaaaattaaaaataattttattaatttactgtattaaaataaaaaatttaaaaagattttgagAGGTGGGAGGCGAGAATTGCTCAGCCCGTTCAGCACAGCCCATTTTGCTGGTTTAGGTTCATTGcacctttttaaattttattttattttattttattttagaattttttaatttttatgttccttatttcattcaaaagtccaaatcatatattttatttttaaaattacgcaattattttctttttattttaaacccttctttaacatatttaattaaaacaaattagtatatatttccgttaaaaaaaaaaaaactaatattgGCAAGTcatattaaatttagatttaatttttatttttgaaattacttttaataaatgatattgaaatttaatgtGATGTGATTTAAGCTAGAAAATTTGCGCGACATTAATGAACTATTATTTTCAAGTCAAATTACACATAATTGAAAAAACGTCTACCAAGTTGCATATAAAGTCATAATCACACACGAAAAATCAATACctatttctataaaaaaaaatatatgaattattcaattatttagaaatacaaatatttaaaaatatcggATAAAGATGgccaattattattatttgtctccacttacattttttattagcacattttaattattgaaatcaTTACAAACATTTACTTTTCCTTCTAATGTCATTTTTGTAAAAgcatttgtttaaaaaatatttaaataactaattaatttataaaaataaatagagtaatataataacaaaattttaaatgctaTTTTATTTAGAGGTAGCGAAAAAAAGGcagaaagcaaaaaaaaaaaaaaNNNtatatatatatatatatatatatatatatatatatatatatatattgaaaatcgtcaattatttaaaaatatttatattttaaggaAATTAAGGAAATGACCCTTGGGAAATCGGTCCAGGGGTGGTTTCCAAAGGCCAATTtgggaattttattttaaaataaaataataataataaagccGCGGAAACCGGACAGCAGAGCCTCCGTTTCAAACCAAACAAAGATGCGGCGTTCTTTCAACGccgtttctttttcttttctttatttttattttttatttttctctgacattttatttaaattattttaaaatggaattGTCGATGCTTTTGTGGCTAAGAATCTGACATTTTCTTTAACATTTTAGATTCCTTcgcaattaaaaattattattttttattccaatgtaaaaatattttgtaggtagaatttttttatagggAATATGGCTTATCATTTATATTCATAACAAATAGAGTctaaattatttcttatttttttttatgtatttttcaataatataacaataattttttataaacatatatttttaataagaaaaataaactaaaaaaatattaaatagatcaataaaatttaaaaaaaattaactaaattaattttatattagaaaaaaaaaacaataaaacaattggctctattattattattattattcaaataagtTTTGACTTTTCAAAACCGTAATTAACCTTCTAAATTGGGTTTAATTTACTGATTATTTGCATGTTAATCATCacttttgcttcttttattattattatttatttatttattaattatttcttccCCAAAAGTAAAGCAAGGGACAAATTcaatcatatttaatttcaactgtcataatttaataattacattaattttaaaaatagagaagtgttattaaaattataggaaattaaaaagttgacctaaaaaattaaataaattagtatgGCACCTAGCGGTATatagcttatttatttttttaatcaaagtCCAAACCTTAtcccttcaaaaaaaaatgtaaataaatatgtgGCCGTTAGGACAACGAAAATCCATATATATCACAAAAGTGACTCCGTATATCATAAGCCAAATGTGActcttttttgaaaatgacgcttttattttattattattttttttttttaataaataaaggcTTAAATAATTCTCATTCGTACTAActttttgataaaaatttgaCACATGATGTCGTATGTCGATTTTATAGTAGGGATGGATATTTGTTTAGATATGTTCTGTAACAACGGATTTGACACCTTATGGCCCTAGTATTTTCCTACATTATTTGCAACAGGGAAAACTAATTACACTGACTAACCCTAGtccttccaacatgttttgtctctATTCATATGCatcttataaaaattatgCTTATCCAAAGAGTTCCTACCTTATCCAAATGTGTACTTTATTGGTATAGACAGTAACtgtcaaatttttaaagtattttttaatcgTCCTATTCTCAGATCGCTCTTATTCGAATGTAGTCTCGGTTTATTCATGTACCTCTCACTTACTTGGATATCACATGTCAATTGAGTTATTGCTCGGGTCAGTTTGTTTGAGTATGTATTTGGTACTACCACCGTCAAACCGTGTATTTAGttttccaaaatatttaagatttggagatgaaaataaatgatttaaatttaaataaatataaaaataattacgtCACAAAAAATTAGGCATGCTAATTCATGGGCAAGCAAAGGTGTCGCCACTAGAATTCGTGGTGGagaattttataattagtttataaagGAGAGAGAACAATTTTCACCCACATATTTTGAtagataatataaattttaggtatAATGATACAAAAATAcctgtcatttatttttaaatttataataacatcgttattttttttataaaataattcaaaactacgaatattattta is a window encoding:
- the LOC111778086 gene encoding indole-3-acetic acid-induced protein ARG2-like, which encodes MARSFSNVKVLSALVSDGFSSALSRRGYAAASQGVASSAVKGGSVSVARSGNMLKKSGEEKVVGSSEKVAWVPDPATGYYRPENRGDEIDVAELRSILLKNKN